One part of the Vitis riparia cultivar Riparia Gloire de Montpellier isolate 1030 chromosome 6, EGFV_Vit.rip_1.0, whole genome shotgun sequence genome encodes these proteins:
- the LOC117917126 gene encoding uncharacterized protein LOC117917126: MASAKSQPLPTLSLSCLKLERNNPRDTNCSDSESKNQNNLGTDNVENGMSYTWGEVLDEKPTKLKIVIHRGEKKLKVASEQGMGGEGHDQKESGQRTWNLRPRTAVRKHFNAIRGQSGISNPICNILETTKKQEKPKKFLITLTWEEIEADFLAMTGSKPPRKPKRRPKNVQNVIDNLAPGLWLHEVNPSSYECKGSKSHN; encoded by the exons ATGGCTTCAGCCAAGTCTCAACCACTGCCAACCTTGTCCTTGTCGTGCTTGAAACTGGAGAGGAACAACCCCAGGGATACTAATTGCAGTGACTCTGAGTCAAAGAATCAGAATAATTTGGGAACTGATAATGTTGAAAATGGAATGTCTTACACTTGGGGCGAGGTTTTGGATGAGAAACCCACAAAATTGAAGATAGTCATCCACCGTggtgaaaagaaattaaaagtggCATCTGAACAAGGAATGGGAGGAGAAGGACATGATCAAAAAGAATCAGGACAGAGGACATGGAATCTCAGGCCAAGAACAGCAGTGAGGAAGCATTTCAATGCAATTAGAGGGCAATCAGGAATATCAAATCCTATTTGTAACATTTTGGAAACTACAAAAAAGCAGGAGAAGCCGAAGAAGTTCTTGATCACGCTTACATGGGAGGAGATTGAAGCAGATTTCCTTGCAATGACCGGTTCCAAACCCCCTCGAAAGCCAAAGAGGAGACCCAAGAATGTGCAGAATGTAATAGAT AATCTGGCTCCAGGCTTATGGTTGCATGAGGTTAATCCCAGTTCATATGAGTGCAAAG GTTCAAAGTCTCATAACTGA
- the LOC117916816 gene encoding uncharacterized protein LOC117916816: MVLAPRAKSSENHNQVMASANSKPLPTFSLSCQKLERNSPKDASHGDSQSKNRNNLGTNTLENGMCYGKGEVSTKLKLTIRHGEKKLTAASEKGMGREGQDGEELGQRTWNLRSRTNAVGGRSGISNLKSNIPENAKKNEKPKKFSITLSREEIEEDFLKMTGSKPPRKPNKRPKNVQKVLDNLTPGLWLHEVNPSSYNCKGNGKGSKFPS, translated from the exons ATGGTGCTTGCTCCCCGAGCCAAATCCAGTGAGAACCACAACCAAGTCATGGCTTCAGCCAACTCTAAACCGCTGCCAACCTTCTCGTTGTCGTGCCAGAAATTGGAGAGGAACAGCCCTAAGGATGCTAGTCATGGTGACTCTCAGTCGAAGAATAGGAATAATTTGGGAACTAATACTCTCGAAAATGGAATGTGTTACGGTAAGGGCGAGGTGTCGACCAAGTTGAAGCTAACGATCCGTCATGGTGAAAAGAAATTGACGGCGGCGTCGGAAAAAGGAATGGGAAGAGAAGGACAAGATGGAGAAGAATTAGGGCAGAGGACATGGAATCTGAGGTCAAGAACCAATGCGGTGGGGGGACGATCAGGAATATCCAATCTTAAGAGTAACATTccagaaaatgcaaagaaaaatgagaaaccGAAGAAGTTCTCGATCACACTTTCTCGGGAAGAGATTGAAGAGGACTTCCTTAAGATGACTGGTTCCAAACCCCCTCGAAAGCCAAACAAGAGACCAAAGAATGTGCAGAAGGTTTTAGAT AATCTCACTCCTGGATTGTGGTTGCATGAGGTTAATCCTAGTTCATATAACTGCAAAGGCAATGGCAAAG GTTCAAAGTTTCCCAGTTGA